The genomic interval GTATCAGATCCTGATACGTTTTTGTCATCTGCGGGTTTTAAGTTTGATAGTTCATCTACCAAAAAGCATCTTAATTGAACATGAAATACCTTTCCAGACCTGAAACAGTAGAAGCTTTGGCTTTTTAGATGATAGATTGTGTTGAACTAATTTCAGTTCGGTGTTAATCAAGGCTTTTTTTAACTTTATGGTTGAGGTTTCTTTGGCTCAGACCAGAGATGTTCATATTTAAAGGTCATAGCTTCCTTTGTAGCCCCTGTCTGAGTCACAGCAGGAAAGTggcatgctggaaaaagcattttgCATCAGGGATCTGCTCATTAGGGGTGAACAGAGGAACTCAGGCACTCGGGCAGCTGCTCCAGGCCACATGCCAAACCTCTTTACTGCTCCAGTGTTTTGGGTTCACAAACCTTTATAGGCAGGAGGGTTGGCTGAGCAGCCAGATCTATTTACTTTACCGGGTTTGTTCAGTCCAGCTAAGATAAGAGATAGCAGGGTAAAACCGTATAGAGAAATAGATCACCAGATGACCATATCATTGCGGCCTCACTCAGATAcgtactgacacacacacatacacacacacacacactcccacacatgcatatacatacacacacacacacacacacacacacacacacacacacacacacacacacacaaacacacacacactctcacacatacatacacacacacacacacacatacacacaaacacacacacacacacactctcacacatacatacacacacacacacacacacacacacacagagggagtgCATAAACAGATATTGAGAATTAACAGAGCTGACAGAGCCCATGGGAAAGTGATAATGTGTTGATTACGGTGGTTTCTGAGAATGTCCACTTGTGTCTCCAGATGGCCTCTACACAGGAAAGACTGGTGGGTGTAAGGAGCATTACATCAGGCACAGTGTGTTTACCTGTAAATCTATGGGGATGGTCCAAGTGGACACAGACAAACTGTGTAAATGAAATATGACCCAAAGCCTTAAGGAAAGTGAACGGATAGAGCACATGCTTGGAGCTGGtattctctctcccttgctcgtCAAGTCAAGATGgatttattggcatgactgtataaaatataatattgctaagcactgaaaatgtttacatttttaactttgcaaaacaacaacaacaataacaacctttctttctctctctgtctctctctctcactctaattGTCCCTCTTACTAATCTCAGCCTTTCTGAAGTACCATCTCCTAAGTTCAGTGCAGTGCTCAGAAGCCATCTTGGCTGGCTCACGGTACGAGACATTGGAGGGCAGCTCTATTGAGATTGGCTGTGATGGTGACAGTCTCACTGTCAACGGCATTAAGATGGTGCTGAAGAAGGATATTGTCACAAGCAATGGAGTTATCCACCTCATCGACCAAGTGCTTATGCCTGACTCAGGTGAGCAATGTACTTGTTTTTCTATGTTCTACCCTAAAGCGTATACTGCCCACACACCATCTTACACAGCATGCATTTGGACACGTGTAAAACTACCCAAATGTGTACAAACAGGAATGTTTCAAATGTGTTCAAACAGGAATGTTTCTGCTGAATTTTGAAGCAGACTACCACCacctaacatttttttttgtcttctaaACAAAGATTTAATCCAACACTTAGATATTCAGGCTTTTACTTAAGGAGGGTTTGATAGCTGAATCTTTATATGGTCTTaacatgtctttctctctctctctttcctgaaGTTAAGCAGGTTACAGAGCTGGTCGGTGAGTCTCAGAGCACCTTTGGTCATCAGGTGACTAAGCTGGGCCTGGCGGCAGCCATGGGCCCTGGTGCTCAATACACACTTCTTGCCCCCCTCAACACTGTCTTCACTGGTGCGTTTAACACCACACCATAGTGACAGTTCTGCACATTTAACACCACGCCGTAGTGACAGTTCTGCACGTTTAACACCACGCCATAGTGACAGTTCTGCACGTTTAACACCACGCCATAGTGACAGTTCTGCACGTTTAACACCACGCCATAGTGACAGTTCTGCACGTTTAACACCACGCCATAGTGACAGTTCTGCACGTTTAACACCACACCATAGTGACAGTTCTGCACGTTTAACACCACGCCATAGTGACAGTTCTGCACGTTTAACACCACACCATAGTGACAGTTCTGCGTGTTTAACACCACACCATAGTGACAGTTCTGCACGTTTAACACCACACCATAGTGACAGTTCTGCGTGTTTAACACCATGCCGTAGTGACGGAGCTGCATGTTTAATGAAAAGATATGCATAACACaatgcaatttaaaataaaaataagggttggctttattcatttgtttccaTTGCTTTCAGTTATGAAGACTGGGTTTTATAGTTACTTAAACAGATCACATAGCCATAATAAGGAATGCCTAGTCTTTTGATTGCCCTCAGGTCAATGTTCTGAGGTAGTCACCTTTGTTTGATGTGTAGATAAGGTGATGTCAATGGACCAGCATCTGCTGAAGATCATTCTAAAAAATCACATCCTGAAACTCAAGGTCACCCTGAGTGACCTTTACAATGGCCAGTTGCTGGAAACCCTGGGGGGTAAATTCCTTAGGGTCTTTGTCTACCGAACGGTAAgtaagtttgagtgtgtgtctacatgtgtgtttgtgtcggtgcatgtgaatgtgtgtttatacaAAAGATAAAGTGGCAGGAAAACAGTTTAATTAAAGCtgcaaacaaatgcttttaaatgcttCACTGATTGATTTATTGGTACTTGGGTTTAATCTTGTTTATATGAACTCTGGTCTCTGCATGAATTGATTGTGTCCAGCTGTCTTTTCCTTCCTCTGTGATTATCACTCCCTCCCAGGCTTCTGAAATTCATCCAACACACCTCTCAGTGCTTCATAACCTGCTATACCTCAGCTATCACCTCGTTAGCCATGTACGAAGCACTAAACGTGTGCTCCATTATTGTACTCCCaaacacgtgcgtgtgtgtgtgtgtgtgtgtgtgtgtgtgggtgtgtatgtgtgtgtatgtgtgtgtgtgtgtgtatgtgtgtgtgtgtgtgtgtgtgtgtgtgtgtgtgcatgtgtgtgtgtgtgtgtgtgtgtgtgggtgtgtatgtgtctgtatgtgtgtgtgtgtgtgtgtgtatgtgtgtgtgtgtgtgtgtgtgtgtgtgtgtgtgtgtgggtgtgtatgtgtctgtatgtgtgtgtgtgtgtgtgggtgtgtatgtgtctgtatgtgtgtgtgtgtgcgcgtgtgtgtgtgtgtgtgtgtgtgtgtgtgtgtggtgtgtgtgtgtgtgtgtgtgtgtgtgtatgtgtgtgtgtgtgtgcgtgtgtgtgtgtgtatgtgtgtgtgcgtgtgtgtgtgtgtgtgtgtgtgtgtgtgtgtgtgtgtgtgtgtgtgtgtgtgtgtgtgggtgtgtatcagACTGTGTGTATTGAGAATGCCTGCATGGTCAGAGGTAGTAAAGAGGGAAGCAATGGAGCCCTTCATCTGATGAAGTCACTGATCAGCACGCCCAGCAACAGCATGTATGAGCTGCTGCAGAAGAACGGCAGCTTCACGTGAGTTTATCACCAGTTATTGCTGCTCTGTGTTCACCAAACGATCACTCATAACCTCAGTGTTTATACTGCAAACCCGGGGCCATGCGATATGGCATACAGTTCAGCACAATGCACAAAAGCTGAATGAGAAATGACTCGAAACATctgctgttctttgttttttaccTTGGACAATTTCAAAGTGCTGTTTTGATATTCCTTCTACGTGATTTTTATGGAATTTGAACAATGGTAGCAGATGTGTGATCCCCGTCAATTTCACATGTTAAATCTGAAAAGTATGCATTGGTTCTATAGTAATTTTGCCTAATCTTTTTGCCTTAAGAAAGTAAGAAAACTCAatgttgataaaaaaaataacttaaagTGCCGGTTTTGCCGGAATGTTCCAGCGTGTTCCTGTCTCTGATGGAGATCGCAGGGCTAACAGAGTTGTTGAAGCAGGAGGGCGCATACACAATCTTTGCCCCGATGGATGATGCCTTTGATGGAGTCACTGAGCAGGACATGAAGACTCTCACAAGTAAACCTACTTCCTTTCACAGTTTCCCTCTTCATTCCTTCTCATAGTCTCTTCTgttatgccccccccccagatcCCAAGCTGAAGCAATCTGATATCTAATGAGAATGTCCATTGGCAGCAGAGATTGCTTAGAATTGTTGGTGCACCCACCACAcaaatgcaccccccccccccttgtctgtttgtctgtttgtttgtttatccaaATGTTTCATGATTCAGCTCTTGTCCTTTATGTTTAGGTGACATCAATGCTCTGAGGATCATCCTGCTCTACCATTTCAGTAATGGCATCTTTATCAGCGGTGGACTGGAGGGCAGTGTGACCAACCTACTGGAGACCATGCAAGGCAGCAATCTTCAGATGCTGTCTGTATGTGAATTCATATTTTAATCAGGCTTCacattgtcacacacacacacacacacacacacacacacacacacacacacacacacacacacacacacacacacacctataaaaTTATATAGGATTAGGGCTAAACATAAAATTAACCATAAAATTAATGTGAATAACATTTATGCCTTTCAGTGAAcacttttttatttcatgtgaaaacCCACAAGCACTTCATGGCAACTAAGAAAGTTTTCCCATCCTAATGTGCTAATGTCCTAATATCCTAATGTCCTAATGTCCTAATGTCCTAATGTGCTAATGTCCTAATATCCTAATATCCTAATGTCCTAATGTCCTAATGTGCTAATGTCCTAATATCCTAATGTCCTAATGTCCTAATGTGCTAATGTCCTAATATCCTAATGTCCTAATGTCCTAATGTCCTAATGTCTTAATGTCCTAATGTCCTAATGTCCTAATGTCCTAATATCCTAATGTCCTAATGTCCTAATGTGCTAATGTCCTAATGTCCTAATGTCCTATGATTTCATACATTATTTCCTATAATTTCCTATGATGTAcaaaagagaacacacacacacacacaaacacacacacacacacactgaacattgtACATTATTATTTCACATGCTTTAACTGCTACTTTTAAACCAAAGTTGATGGGTTTGGAGTGTTTATATTGTATAAACAGGCACACTCCCTAGCAAAATCCCATATTAGGTCATTACACTATAGAAGCATTTTTCCAAATTCCCATCTGTAATTAGATCGTTAACTCTCATGGCATTTTCGTTCACCAGAAATTAGCCAATTACAGATGCTCAGTTTCACATTTGACAGTCACAGATGTTGATTAGTTcacataatttcattttctgaagAGTGACTAAGTGGAGTAAGTTTGAGGTGAAACGGGCCAGGCATCCCCTTATCAGCGGCTCTATGCCACACTTCCTGTGCTGtttcctctgcctcctcctacAGCTGgccatgacaacaacaacaaaagaactTCCACTCTTTGTATTATGCCAATTCCAGACTCTCATTATGAAAAGTAAGCAGTGCCTTCTGTAGCACAACATAAGGGATCTCCTTTTCTTTGAATGCTCTGCTCATTATTTTTATCTCCCCCCACATTCTCCAGCACACAATAATTTAATCTCCCCAATAATGGTATTACTTATCTCTAACTtcaaagcctgtgtgtgtgtgggggggagactgtgggagagtgtgtgtgtgtgggagagtgtgtgtgtgtgtgtgtgtgtgtgtgtgtgtgtgtgtgtgtgtgtgtgtgggtgagtgtgtgtgtgtgtgtgtgtgtgtgtgagtgtgtgtgtgtgtgggggggggggcgcctgtgtgtgtgtgtgtgtgtgtgtgtgtgtgcgtgcatgcacctGGACGTGcagcatgggtgtgtgcatgttcatatGGAATCAGTCCACAGTGATAAGAATCTTGCTTCCTGCAGATTAGCACTCGTCGTTCAAAGTTCTTGTATGGCTCAGCTCCCAGAGGTCCTCTGCCCTTCACATGTCAAAACCAGGAACAATGGCTTATTTAATCCCTCTGGAATTTCCTCTTTGTAACTGGGGGATCTGAGCCATACCTCTACAGACTGATAGcagaaaaagaatattttccATATTGCTTAGAGGGAATCTGGCCTCAGCAAGGAAGGAATACACTGACATTTGAATTATAACCAGTCAGCCAGTGTTTTTTTAGCACTAATTCATTAGGGCCAAGTTTCCCAAACATGCTGTACACAAAGAAACATCTTAACAATACAAGTGACTAAACTAATACTTTCCATTTTACACATAACACATAATGGAGAGTGTTCTTCCTTGATGttctttttaagtttttaatgTCATTGTATCTAAATTCTAATGAAGAACTTCCCCATCAGATATAATGGCTCCTTTTTTGGTAAAATCAATTTTTAATGAATGTTCTCTTGAAAGGTTATTATCAACATGGCTATTATTGCAATtgtcaatatatttttttcttaatctaGGTCAACAACTCCATCCTTGttaactctgtgaatgttcccAATAAAGACCTCATGGCATCTAACGGGGTTATTCATGTAATAAAGACCCTGCTCTACCCTGGAGGTGAGTTAAAGATACTTTCAGAAGACAattaaagcacttttataagacACTCTGGATAAGTACACctgcaaaatgtcataaatgtaaatataaatgaatgttttaccCTGGTGGTGCGTGAATGTACTACCATTGCATGGATAGATGGTCACTTCTGCCTCTGCCTGCTCACCTCAAAGAGGATCATTGTGTACCTTATATCTGAGTACATTATATGCGAAGCATCTCAGACAATATAGGTGGTCATCACCACATAGCTGCACATGTGACTCATGCACAGAATCAGCCAGTAGACATTAAAAAGAAGACCCCACATGAGCCTTCTTCTTCCAAGAGGTCCTATGGCCAAAGTGAATTATTTCAAGcctgtgttttgattttttgtgCACTATGTTTTGAAGCTGCAGCTGTCGGGCTGCACACGCATTTGTTGCTCATGTCCTCGCCCTGCTCGATTCATAGTGGCCGGAGCCGTATCTGGATCTGCCAACTGCAAGCATGAAAGAAAACGCTAATGAAATTCTTGAAAAACAAAGAGCTTTTCTCCCGCTGACAGATCTGCCTGTGGGACGTGAGGACCTGCTATATCTGCTACAGAAGTTTATCAAGTACATGCAGATCAAGGTACGTTCAACCAGTGTACATGGAACCCACTACAGCACTCCACGCAATTATCGCAGTCGTGAGGTAAACGCCGCATTACAGCCAAGCACTCGTTTCATATTTCGGTcatgttttctgttcagttgCTCTACCCCTTTGTTTGCTCTCTCAGTTTGTCTCTGGATTCAACTACAAAGAGGTCCCCTTCACCTTCATTAGTGAGTCTCCCTGCTCTGTCCCAGCAAGGCCTGTCCACTGCATGCACAGTGTCTCTCTCGTGCTCATTTTAATACCCCTGTCATGAAGGTCAGGACAGTTTATTGCTGCAAAAAGGGGCTTGCATCTCATTCATGCTTCATAACCTATAAGAACAACATGCCCTGGCCAAGCCATCCATGAAGAATGAATGACTCACAACACATTCTAGCATCCTGCACAAATGTTGATTTGCAGTCATTTTCCACACTTTGGTATTAACCATAACAccttttttctcactttttttttgcagataaAATAATCACCACTCATGTTGTTGAATCAggtaaaacactgcattttattcTTGTAAGTGGAGAGCACATATTCCCATGTACAGAGCAGTCATATACTGTTGTAAAATGAAATACTGCTCAACCCACTCCCATTTGACCCCGGCGTCACCTGCACGAAACCTTCTCAAGCGTTTCTTTACGATTTGTGTTGATTCTAAACCCGGTGGCCCAGTTGCGCCTTTCTTTTGATGGCTGTTTTCTCACGTACATGTATTTGCACAGTTCCTACGGCTTCTGTGAGTGTCAGGCATATGAGCTTTGTCTGCGTGGGAGGGTTGGGTTGATCGGTCGCAGTGAAAGAGGTAAACAGAGAATGCCTGGTCGGGCAGGAGAGAGAGTCCTGGCTGGCAGGAGTGCAGCATAGCAGCTTGGCGGCAGCGAGAGGGGACCTGCCCTCCTGAATGCAGCACTAAGCCTTCCTGCTGTGGTATTGAACTCTTATGTGAGTTCAGCAGGGTCAAGTGGCACAGTGATTAATATTGAGTTGCGGTGACTATGCCAAATGTGTGTtgagttaaaaaaagaagaaaaaaaaaaagtaaggcCTTGTCAGAAGCCTGGCTATTAATAAAGATTCTTTACTCGCAAAGGTAAACTCTGAAGGGGACTAGGCTCAGAAACTATTTAGATGAAAAGCTAAAATGTTGAATTTTTATTCCATGTTTCAGTATGCATTTGGTTGAAAGCACTGTAACCGCAAGCACTGCAGTAACAAAAGATGGTTGCAAGTTGTCTTTATTGCCAACATAAGATTTGGTACTGTTTGAATCAGTGATAACCCCACACGTGTGGGATTGGATTAGACTGGGTGTCATCAGCCAAGCAGGTGCACTTTGACctgtttttgtctgattttCGCACCAGTTGAGAATATTTAGTGTGAATATTTGGTTCCTAAAAGATCTTTGAATCTTCTCTGCAGTACAGCCAAAAACCACTTGCAGTTGTCATTAGATTAgaactttggataaaaatagCTATCAGATTTAAATGAATAGATAAAAATATTCATTAgattaataacatttttgaagTAAAGTTATGAAGTGCAAATATATATTCAGCTCCTTTCAGAAAAAGGAAATATTGGgaataatgagagagaaagagaaaatccATGAAGATTTTTCACGTcctattttgtatatatatcatTTATGGAATTACTAATAAAGTGATATTAAATATCTCTTaaaatgtctgtctttttttttttctagttccTGAGATCACAATTACCAACATCACAGTAATTGGGGTTGACTCATCAGTCATGAAGGTCGAGTCTAACCCCAAAGTGAAACATGTGGTCATCGAGGGAAAACCAAAAATCACCAAGGTAACAAGAATAATCAAAGGGGAACCGACAGTCATTGGGGGTGAGTTGCTCAAAAAGATGGCCCATTGCAAGCTTGAAATATCTGTTTTGGCATCATTATTCACTCCAAAATTTTGAATCTTTGATCCCTTAATACACTT from Electrophorus electricus isolate fEleEle1 chromosome 17, fEleEle1.pri, whole genome shotgun sequence carries:
- the postna gene encoding periostin isoform X2, with product MKILFAASLLLLALSHLSQVDASAYDKIVSHSRIRAKKQGINMCAIQEIIGTKKKYFSTCRNWYMGSICGKKALVLYECCPGYMQLEGMRGCPAAVPIDTIYGTLGVVKADITKQYVDMSKLTEQTQGAGSYTMFAPSDEAWEQLDATKRTELLNNENTLLYDALHCHMVSKRFLTKDLKNDMTLESMHSKLGLYINHYSNGIITVNCARIIHGNQVATNGVVHVIDRVIAPVKNTIRDVIGTNEELSSLNRAVKKESSLLGKLGQPGQYTLFAPTNKAFEKHKEGLKRILQDKTLVQAFLKYHLLSSVQCSEAILAGSRYETLEGSSIEIGCDGDSLTVNGIKMVLKKDIVTSNGVIHLIDQVLMPDSVKQVTELVGESQSTFGHQVTKLGLAAAMGPGAQYTLLAPLNTVFTDKVMSMDQHLLKIILKNHILKLKVTLSDLYNGQLLETLGGKFLRVFVYRTTVCIENACMVRGSKEGSNGALHLMKSLISTPSNSMYELLQKNGSFTVFLSLMEIAGLTELLKQEGAYTIFAPMDDAFDGVTEQDMKTLTSDINALRIILLYHFSNGIFISGGLEGSVTNLLETMQGSNLQMLSVNNSILVNSVNVPNKDLMASNGVIHVIKTLLYPGDLPVGREDLLYLLQKFIKYMQIKFVSGFNYKEVPFTFINKIITTHVVESVPEITITNITVIGVDSSVMKVESNPKVKHVVIEGKPKITKVTRIIKGEPTVIGGGQAFLDGEGEAGFTTRVIKPEPRVIEGPDFSKIMLIDAESEKISKLIKQGGAKRRAAVRRSPAGMKRRVRVLRRHKPSQ
- the postna gene encoding periostin isoform X1 — protein: MKILFAASLLLLALSHLSQVDASAYDKIVSHSRIRAKKQGINMCAIQEIIGTKKKYFSTCRNWYMGSICGKKALVLYECCPGYMQLEGMRGCPAAVPIDTIYGTLGVVKADITKQYVDMSKLTEQTQGAGSYTMFAPSDEAWEQLDATKRTELLNNENTLLYDALHCHMVSKRFLTKDLKNDMTLESMHSKLGLYINHYSNGIITVNCARIIHGNQVATNGVVHVIDRVIAPVKNTIRDVIGTNEELSSLNRAVKKESSLLGKLGQPGQYTLFAPTNKAFEKHKEGLKRILQDKTLVQAFLKYHLLSSVQCSEAILAGSRYETLEGSSIEIGCDGDSLTVNGIKMVLKKDIVTSNGVIHLIDQVLMPDSVKQVTELVGESQSTFGHQVTKLGLAAAMGPGAQYTLLAPLNTVFTDKVMSMDQHLLKIILKNHILKLKVTLSDLYNGQLLETLGGKFLRVFVYRTTVCIENACMVRGSKEGSNGALHLMKSLISTPSNSMYELLQKNGSFTVFLSLMEIAGLTELLKQEGAYTIFAPMDDAFDGVTEQDMKTLTSDINALRIILLYHFSNGIFISGGLEGSVTNLLETMQGSNLQMLSVNNSILVNSVNVPNKDLMASNGVIHVIKTLLYPGDLPVGREDLLYLLQKFIKYMQIKFVSGFNYKEVPFTFINKIITTHVVESVPEITITNITVIGVDSSVMKVESNPKVKHVVIEGKPKITKVTRIIKGEPTVIGGGQAFLDGEGEAGFTTRVIKPEPRVIEGPDFSKIMLIDAESEKISKLIKQGGAKRRAAVRRSPAAGMKRRVRVLRRHKPSQ